One segment of Sinorhizobium sp. BG8 DNA contains the following:
- a CDS encoding FGGY-family carbohydrate kinase, with translation MRNLIVAVDVGTGSARAGVFDRAGALLARADHPIAMRRPRENYAEHDSGDIWNAVCKSVRAACAEASIDGSRVRAIAFDATCSLVVRDGNGDPLSVSDGAEPHWDTIVWLDHRALAEADFCTATRHSVLDHSGKVMSPEMEMPKLMWLKLHRPDQWARAGYLFDLADFLTWKATGSTGRSRCTLTAKWNYLAHEETGWQADFLETIGLEDIRERGALPEDTLPVGSSVGLLSMQAAQELGLDVECAVGTGLIDAYAGALGVLGAFAGKPAVLERQLALIGGTSSCIVAFSQEKKFGFGMWGPYFEAVLPGWWLVEGGQSATGALLDHIVRSHSAGGDPAPAMHARIIARCRELLAEEGQAFGERLHVLPDFHGNRSPLADPHALGVISGLTLDSSFDGLCRLYWRTCVAIALGIRHILDKLSECGYPLDTLHVTGGHVRNSLLMELYRDVTGCRVVVPDTNDAVLLGTAMVAAVAGGLYPDLAAAGEAMYPGGSEFAPNPALKEGYDRDYRRFLALARHRAEIDSID, from the coding sequence ATGCGCAATCTGATCGTTGCTGTGGACGTCGGGACCGGCAGTGCGCGTGCGGGTGTGTTCGATAGGGCAGGCGCCCTGCTGGCGCGAGCGGATCATCCGATCGCCATGCGACGACCGCGGGAAAACTACGCCGAACACGATTCCGGAGATATCTGGAACGCTGTGTGCAAGTCCGTGCGTGCGGCCTGTGCCGAGGCAAGTATCGATGGAAGCCGCGTAAGGGCGATTGCCTTCGATGCGACCTGTTCACTCGTCGTTCGTGACGGGAACGGCGACCCGCTCTCCGTTTCGGACGGCGCCGAACCGCACTGGGACACGATCGTCTGGCTCGACCACCGAGCACTTGCAGAAGCGGATTTCTGCACAGCGACCCGCCACTCGGTCCTCGATCATTCCGGCAAGGTGATGTCGCCGGAAATGGAAATGCCGAAGCTCATGTGGCTGAAGCTGCATCGTCCGGACCAATGGGCGAGGGCCGGCTATCTGTTCGACCTTGCCGATTTCCTGACCTGGAAGGCGACCGGCTCCACCGGGCGATCGCGTTGCACGCTTACCGCCAAGTGGAACTATCTCGCGCATGAGGAAACGGGGTGGCAGGCCGACTTCCTCGAGACGATCGGGCTGGAGGACATCCGGGAACGCGGTGCGCTGCCGGAAGATACCCTGCCGGTCGGTTCCTCGGTCGGCTTGCTGAGCATGCAGGCCGCGCAAGAACTCGGGCTCGATGTCGAGTGCGCCGTCGGCACGGGTCTCATCGATGCCTATGCCGGCGCACTCGGCGTGCTCGGTGCCTTTGCCGGGAAGCCGGCCGTGCTCGAGCGCCAGCTTGCCCTGATCGGCGGGACGTCGAGCTGCATCGTCGCATTCTCGCAGGAAAAGAAGTTCGGGTTCGGTATGTGGGGACCGTACTTCGAGGCGGTGCTGCCCGGATGGTGGCTGGTGGAAGGCGGACAATCGGCGACCGGAGCCCTGCTGGATCACATCGTTCGTAGCCACAGCGCGGGCGGCGATCCCGCCCCGGCAATGCACGCGCGCATCATTGCGCGCTGCCGCGAGCTTTTGGCGGAAGAAGGACAAGCCTTCGGGGAACGGCTGCATGTCCTGCCGGACTTCCATGGCAACCGCTCTCCGCTTGCCGATCCGCATGCCCTCGGCGTGATCAGCGGGCTGACGCTCGATTCGTCGTTCGATGGTCTCTGCCGTCTCTACTGGCGCACCTGCGTTGCGATTGCTCTCGGCATTCGCCACATCCTCGACAAGCTCTCGGAGTGCGGTTACCCGCTTGATACGCTGCACGTGACGGGCGGCCATGTGCGCAATTCCCTCCTGATGGAACTCTATCGCGACGTTACGGGATGTCGCGTGGTCGTACCCGACACGAACGATGCGGTTCTGCTCGGGACGGCAATGGTCGCGGCCGTCGCGGGCGGGCTCTATCCAGACCTCGCTGCTGCCGGCGAGGCGATGTATCCCGGTGGTTCCGAGTTCGCGCCGAACCCTGCCCTGAAGGAGGGTTACGACCGCGATTACCGCCGATTCCTCGCGCTCGCACGCCATCGCGCAGAGATCGACAGCATCGACTGA
- a CDS encoding carbohydrate ABC transporter permease: MARKVSTQRKVAVTIIAWIIGILIFFPILWTFLTGFKTEAEAIASPPSLLFFDWTLENYHEVQERSDYFKHFMNSVVISFGSTLLGLIIAIPAAWAMAFAPTPKTKDVLMWMLSTKMMPPVGVLVPMYLIFRNTGFLDTRSGLVIVLTLINLPIIVWMLYTYFKEIPGEILEAARMDGASLGKEIIYVLTPMAIPGIASTLLLNIILAWNEAFWTLNLTASKAAPLTAFIASYSSPEGLFYAKLSAASTMAIAPILILGWFSQKQLVRGLTFGAVK, encoded by the coding sequence ATGGCCCGCAAGGTTTCCACCCAACGCAAAGTCGCGGTGACGATCATCGCGTGGATCATCGGGATCCTGATCTTCTTCCCGATCCTGTGGACCTTCCTCACCGGCTTCAAGACGGAGGCGGAAGCAATCGCATCGCCTCCCTCGCTGCTCTTCTTCGATTGGACGCTCGAGAACTATCACGAGGTCCAGGAACGGTCCGACTACTTCAAGCACTTCATGAATTCGGTGGTGATCTCGTTCGGTTCCACGCTGCTCGGTCTGATTATCGCCATACCGGCCGCCTGGGCCATGGCCTTCGCGCCGACGCCGAAGACCAAGGACGTGCTGATGTGGATGCTATCGACCAAGATGATGCCGCCCGTCGGCGTCCTGGTGCCCATGTACCTGATCTTCCGCAACACCGGCTTCCTGGACACGCGCAGTGGCCTCGTCATCGTGCTGACGCTGATCAACCTGCCGATCATCGTCTGGATGCTCTACACCTATTTCAAGGAGATTCCCGGCGAAATCCTGGAGGCCGCCCGCATGGACGGCGCCTCGCTCGGCAAGGAGATCATCTACGTGCTGACGCCGATGGCGATCCCCGGCATCGCCTCGACACTTCTCCTGAACATCATCCTCGCCTGGAACGAGGCGTTCTGGACCCTCAACCTCACTGCCTCCAAGGCGGCGCCGCTGACGGCCTTCATCGCCTCCTACTCCAGTCCCGAGGGCCTGTTCTACGCCAAGCTGTCCGCCGCATCGACCATGGCGATCGCACCAATCCTCATCCTCGGCTGGTTCTCGCAGAAGCAGCTCGTTCGCGGCCTTACCTTCGGCGCGGTCAAATAG
- a CDS encoding L-iditol 2-dehydrogenase: protein MKRLEGKSALITGSARGIGRAFAEAYIREGARVAIADINIERARRTATEIGSAAYAVEMDVTNQHSIDAAVAACVEEAGSIDILINNAALFDLQPIVEITRESYERLFAINVSGTLFTIQAVARQMIAQGNGGKIINMASQAGRRGEALVAVYCATKAAVISLTQSAGLNLIKHGINVNAIAPGVVDGEHWDGVDALFAKYENRPLGEKKRLVGQEVPYGRMGTAEDLTGMAVFLASSESNYVVAQTYNVDGGNWMS, encoded by the coding sequence ATGAAACGGCTTGAGGGAAAAAGCGCGCTGATCACGGGATCGGCGCGGGGTATCGGTCGCGCCTTTGCGGAGGCGTACATCCGCGAAGGCGCGCGCGTCGCCATCGCCGATATCAACATCGAGCGGGCTCGCCGGACGGCAACCGAGATCGGATCGGCCGCCTATGCGGTGGAGATGGACGTGACGAACCAGCACTCGATCGATGCGGCCGTCGCGGCCTGCGTCGAGGAGGCGGGCAGCATCGACATCCTCATCAACAATGCTGCCCTGTTCGACCTTCAGCCGATCGTCGAGATCACCCGCGAAAGCTACGAGCGGCTTTTCGCGATCAACGTCTCCGGGACGCTCTTCACCATACAGGCCGTCGCCAGGCAGATGATCGCCCAGGGTAATGGCGGCAAGATCATCAACATGGCGAGCCAGGCCGGCAGGCGAGGCGAGGCACTGGTGGCGGTCTATTGCGCAACCAAGGCCGCCGTCATCAGCCTGACCCAATCGGCCGGGCTGAACCTGATCAAGCACGGCATCAACGTCAATGCGATCGCGCCTGGCGTGGTCGACGGGGAACATTGGGACGGCGTCGATGCGCTCTTCGCCAAATACGAGAATCGCCCGCTCGGCGAGAAGAAGCGTCTCGTCGGCCAGGAAGTCCCATACGGCCGCATGGGGACGGCGGAGGATCTTACCGGCATGGCCGTATTCCTCGCCTCGTCCGAAAGCAACTACGTCGTCGCGCAGACCTACAACGTCGATGGCGGCAACTGGATGAGCTGA
- a CDS encoding RNA polymerase sigma factor, whose product METKGNDFKRELLSMLPSLRAFAISLIGRHDQADDLVQDTIMKAWAKQEQFEMGTNMKAWLFTILRNELYSKLRKRGREVQDSDGLFTENLAQHPSQYGSLDMQDFQRALEKLPSEQREAIVLVGASGFSYEEAAEICGCALGTIKSRVNRARLRLQELLDVSGESDYGPDSVSAPLTSRSFAS is encoded by the coding sequence ATGGAAACCAAAGGTAACGACTTCAAGCGTGAACTCCTTTCCATGTTGCCGAGCCTCAGGGCTTTCGCAATCTCGCTGATCGGGCGCCATGACCAGGCGGACGATCTGGTGCAGGACACCATCATGAAGGCGTGGGCGAAGCAGGAGCAGTTCGAAATGGGCACGAACATGAAGGCCTGGCTCTTTACGATCCTACGCAACGAGCTCTATAGCAAGCTGCGTAAGCGGGGCCGCGAGGTACAGGACAGTGATGGTCTGTTCACCGAGAATCTCGCGCAGCATCCCTCTCAGTACGGATCGCTTGATATGCAGGATTTCCAGCGAGCACTGGAAAAGCTGCCGAGCGAGCAGCGTGAGGCCATCGTGCTCGTCGGCGCCTCCGGATTTTCCTATGAAGAGGCGGCTGAAATCTGCGGCTGCGCGCTCGGGACGATCAAGAGCCGCGTGAACCGGGCCCGCCTGCGGCTCCAGGAGCTTCTCGACGTAAGCGGTGAGAGCGACTACGGACCGGACTCGGTGTCGGCCCCGCTGACATCCCGATCTTTCGCGAGCTGA
- a CDS encoding response regulator, translated as MPVSDRIVSHLPSLRRYARALTGSQTSGDAYVAATLETILTDGTLFPDSAGDRECLFRLLTRIISSLPVSMSTDGYIERQGEGVPFDLSTVPPRARQALLLVTVEGFAVDRAAEILEASHPEIEELLETAFAEIAAQQETGVMIIEDEPLIALDLAHMVNSMGHHVTGIARTQAEAEALWSSTHPGLILADVKLADGSSGIDAVNNILAQSTLPIIFITAYPERLLTGERPEPTFLISKPFNPETVKVLINQALLVTTPTQAAA; from the coding sequence ATGCCTGTTTCCGATCGTATCGTATCGCACCTTCCGTCGTTGCGCCGCTATGCCCGTGCACTCACGGGCAGCCAGACGTCCGGAGACGCCTATGTCGCGGCCACCTTGGAAACGATCCTGACCGACGGAACGCTCTTTCCCGACAGCGCGGGAGACCGTGAATGCCTCTTCCGGCTGCTGACGAGGATAATATCGTCGCTGCCGGTCTCTATGAGCACGGATGGATACATCGAGAGGCAAGGCGAGGGTGTTCCCTTCGACCTCTCGACGGTCCCACCCCGCGCCCGGCAGGCCCTGCTCCTGGTCACCGTCGAAGGGTTCGCGGTGGACCGTGCTGCCGAAATCCTGGAGGCAAGCCACCCGGAAATAGAGGAATTGCTGGAAACCGCCTTCGCGGAGATCGCCGCGCAGCAGGAGACCGGCGTGATGATCATCGAGGATGAGCCGCTGATCGCTCTCGACCTTGCCCATATGGTCAACTCGATGGGCCACCACGTGACCGGAATTGCGCGCACTCAGGCCGAGGCTGAAGCGCTGTGGAGCTCGACCCACCCGGGGCTGATCCTTGCCGACGTCAAGCTGGCGGACGGAAGCTCGGGCATTGACGCGGTGAACAACATTCTCGCGCAGTCCACCCTGCCCATCATTTTCATCACCGCCTATCCGGAGCGGCTTCTGACCGGAGAGCGCCCCGAGCCCACTTTCCTGATCAGCAAGCCCTTCAACCCGGAAACGGTGAAGGTGCTGATAAATCAGGCTTTGCTCGTCACCACACCCACACAAGCTGCCGCCTGA
- a CDS encoding NepR family anti-sigma factor, which yields MTPGLPGVSENPNSQIALRLRSFYRSIQEEDVPQRFLDLLEKLDAAEQRFNTRASD from the coding sequence ATGACCCCCGGTCTACCGGGAGTGTCGGAGAACCCTAACAGCCAGATTGCGCTGAGGCTTCGCAGCTTCTACCGTTCCATACAGGAAGAAGATGTGCCGCAAAGATTTCTCGACCTCCTGGAAAAGCTCGACGCTGCTGAACAGCGCTTCAACACCCGCGCGTCTGATTGA
- a CDS encoding mannitol dehydrogenase family protein, with protein MTTKLSLANLQTVKKTAGVPSYDRASLTAGIVHFGVGNFHRAHQAVYLDQLFNSGVDLDWALVGAGVMPSDEAMRDKLEKQDWLTTVVEQDNNRSGAHVTGAMIDYLKPGDVPAIVARLSDPAIRIVSLTITEGGYFIDPATGIFNPAHPAIVADGTNPDGPKTVFGLILAGLRARKAKGLEPFTVMSCDNIPGNGEVTHAAVVGLAKLSDPGFADWVDANVAFPNGMVDRITPATGPREIGMVASDYGIDDAWPVFCEEFKQWVLEDKFPQGRPRLEQAGVQFVPDVAPYEHMKIRILNGGHAAIAYPAALLDIHFVHEAMEDPDIRAFLAKLEREEIIPVIPPVPDTNLDDYFKLIEKRFSNPKIGDTIPRLAQDGSNRQPKFILPSTADRLRRGEDVVGLSLVSALWCRYFAGTSDTGKPIVFNDASADRLQAAALEAKKDPAAFLALSDIFGEVAASNLFQKRFANALRTLWEKGTRATLQLYQAGKLAD; from the coding sequence ATGACCACGAAACTGTCCCTCGCAAACCTGCAAACGGTGAAGAAGACCGCCGGCGTGCCCTCCTATGATCGGGCGTCGCTGACAGCGGGCATCGTGCATTTCGGAGTCGGCAATTTCCACCGGGCGCACCAGGCGGTGTATCTCGACCAGCTGTTCAATTCCGGCGTCGACCTCGACTGGGCGCTCGTCGGGGCGGGCGTCATGCCTTCCGACGAGGCGATGCGCGACAAACTCGAGAAGCAGGATTGGCTGACGACGGTCGTGGAACAGGACAACAACCGGAGTGGCGCACATGTGACCGGGGCGATGATCGACTATCTGAAGCCCGGCGACGTGCCGGCGATCGTCGCCCGGCTCTCCGATCCGGCGATCCGCATCGTCTCGCTGACGATCACCGAGGGCGGCTACTTCATCGATCCGGCGACCGGCATCTTCAATCCTGCCCATCCCGCCATCGTCGCCGACGGAACCAACCCGGATGGACCGAAAACGGTGTTCGGTCTCATCCTCGCCGGATTGAGAGCGCGCAAGGCCAAGGGGCTGGAACCCTTCACCGTCATGTCCTGCGACAACATCCCGGGAAATGGCGAGGTCACGCACGCGGCCGTCGTGGGGCTCGCGAAGCTTTCGGATCCCGGCTTCGCTGACTGGGTCGACGCGAATGTGGCCTTTCCGAACGGAATGGTGGACCGCATAACGCCGGCGACCGGCCCTCGGGAGATCGGCATGGTCGCCTCCGACTACGGCATCGACGATGCGTGGCCGGTCTTCTGCGAGGAATTCAAGCAATGGGTTCTGGAGGACAAGTTCCCGCAGGGACGACCCAGGCTCGAGCAGGCCGGAGTTCAGTTCGTGCCTGACGTCGCACCCTACGAGCATATGAAAATCCGCATTCTCAATGGCGGCCATGCCGCGATTGCCTATCCGGCCGCGCTGCTCGACATCCATTTCGTGCACGAGGCGATGGAGGATCCCGACATTCGCGCGTTCCTCGCCAAGCTCGAACGCGAGGAGATCATTCCGGTCATACCGCCGGTGCCCGATACCAATCTCGACGACTACTTCAAGCTCATCGAAAAGCGGTTCTCCAACCCGAAAATCGGCGACACGATACCGCGGCTGGCGCAGGACGGTTCGAACCGGCAGCCGAAGTTCATCCTGCCCTCCACGGCGGATCGGCTGCGCCGCGGTGAGGACGTCGTCGGTCTTTCGCTCGTATCCGCCCTCTGGTGCCGGTACTTCGCCGGCACGTCCGACACTGGCAAGCCGATCGTGTTCAACGATGCAAGCGCCGATCGCCTTCAAGCAGCGGCACTGGAAGCGAAGAAAGATCCGGCCGCGTTCCTTGCCCTTTCGGACATTTTCGGCGAAGTTGCGGCCTCGAATCTTTTCCAGAAGCGATTTGCCAACGCATTGAGAACGCTCTGGGAAAAGGGAACCCGCGCGACGCTTCAGCTCTATCAGGCGGGAAAACTTGCCGATTGA
- a CDS encoding HAD family hydrolase, giving the protein MTPNPIDLVIFDCDGVLVDSEPISISVLVTALHAEGVSMSVEEACDRFLGKSLQSMSDILHEDYGLAIDDHFLEKMRKTLYERFHNELRPIDGVREVVELLGTPHCVASSSQPERIRLSLSVTGLIDYFEPHIFSASMVSRGKPAPDLFLHASSLMNVPADRCAVVEDSPAGIAAAKAAGMRVFAFTGGSHANNERHRSVLKQLEPDAMFDDMRELLHFVAKQEGDGTKH; this is encoded by the coding sequence ATGACGCCCAACCCGATCGATCTGGTCATCTTCGACTGCGACGGCGTGCTTGTCGACAGCGAGCCGATCTCCATTTCCGTCCTCGTGACCGCACTGCATGCCGAAGGTGTTTCGATGAGCGTCGAGGAAGCTTGCGACCGCTTTCTCGGCAAGAGCCTCCAGAGCATGTCCGACATCCTTCACGAGGATTATGGCCTGGCAATCGACGATCATTTCCTCGAAAAGATGCGCAAAACGCTCTACGAGCGATTCCACAACGAACTCCGCCCGATCGACGGTGTGCGCGAGGTGGTGGAGCTGCTCGGGACACCCCATTGCGTGGCGTCGTCGAGCCAGCCGGAACGCATCAGGCTTTCGCTCTCCGTGACGGGACTGATCGACTACTTCGAGCCGCACATCTTCAGCGCGTCTATGGTATCGCGCGGCAAGCCGGCACCTGATCTCTTCCTCCACGCGAGTTCCTTGATGAATGTTCCAGCCGATCGCTGCGCCGTGGTGGAGGACAGTCCCGCCGGAATTGCGGCGGCAAAGGCTGCGGGCATGCGGGTCTTTGCCTTCACCGGTGGCTCTCACGCCAACAACGAGAGGCATCGTTCGGTCCTGAAGCAGCTCGAACCCGACGCCATGTTTGACGACATGCGGGAATTGCTACACTTTGTGGCAAAACAAGAAGGCGATGGGACGAAACACTGA
- a CDS encoding ABC transporter ATP-binding protein — translation MGSITLSKVNKRFGEANVIPSIDLNINEGEFVVFVGPSGCGKSTLLRLIAGLEDVSGGQIVIDGKDATGLPPSKRRLSMVFQSYALYPHMSVRSNIAFPLKMAGEDKSVIDKKVADAARVLNLTDYLERKPRQLSGGQRQRVAIGRAIVRQPAAFLFDEPLSNLDAALRVNMRLEISQLHQQLKTTMIYVTHDQVEAMTMADKIVVLNRGNVEQVGSPLELYHRPDNLFVAGFIGSPKMNFVSGPHAKAYNADTIGVRPEHLDLSTSAGAWRGTVGVAEHLGSDTFLHVNVDDIGTMTARVSGDFPVKHGDSVFLTPQEGRVHRFNEKGLAIR, via the coding sequence ATGGGAAGCATAACTCTCAGCAAGGTCAACAAGCGCTTCGGGGAAGCCAATGTCATTCCCTCGATCGATCTCAACATCAACGAGGGTGAGTTCGTCGTTTTTGTCGGGCCCTCCGGCTGCGGAAAATCGACGCTACTACGGCTCATCGCGGGCCTCGAGGACGTGTCGGGCGGGCAGATCGTCATCGACGGAAAGGACGCCACCGGCCTTCCTCCGTCAAAAAGAAGACTGTCCATGGTGTTCCAGTCCTACGCGCTCTATCCGCACATGAGCGTGCGCTCCAACATCGCATTTCCGCTGAAGATGGCGGGAGAGGACAAGTCGGTGATCGACAAGAAGGTCGCGGACGCCGCCAGGGTTCTCAACCTCACCGACTATCTGGAGCGCAAGCCGCGCCAGCTTTCGGGCGGGCAGCGCCAGCGTGTCGCGATCGGCAGGGCGATCGTCCGCCAGCCTGCAGCCTTCCTGTTCGACGAGCCGCTTTCGAACCTCGATGCCGCACTACGCGTCAACATGCGTCTCGAGATCAGCCAGCTTCACCAGCAACTCAAGACGACCATGATCTATGTCACCCACGACCAGGTGGAAGCCATGACCATGGCGGACAAGATCGTCGTGCTGAACCGCGGCAACGTCGAGCAGGTCGGCTCGCCGCTCGAGCTCTATCATCGGCCCGACAACCTCTTCGTGGCCGGCTTCATAGGCTCGCCGAAGATGAACTTCGTCTCCGGCCCGCATGCCAAGGCCTACAATGCCGACACGATCGGCGTACGGCCCGAGCATCTGGACCTGTCGACCTCTGCTGGCGCCTGGCGCGGCACGGTCGGCGTGGCCGAGCATCTCGGCTCCGACACCTTCCTGCATGTGAATGTCGACGACATCGGCACCATGACCGCCCGCGTCTCCGGCGACTTCCCGGTGAAACACGGCGACAGCGTCTTCCTCACTCCTCAGGAAGGGCGCGTGCATCGATTCAATGAAAAAGGACTGGCAATACGATGA